The following proteins are encoded in a genomic region of Lachnospiraceae bacterium KM106-2:
- a CDS encoding substrate-specific component ThiW of predicted thiazole ECF transporter: MRKEGMTRKLALAGVLTAIAVVGSLLSFPVAGSKCAPVQHMVNVLSAVMLGPWWGIGIAFCASLLRNLFAIGSLMAFPGSMVGALCCGLIYQLTKKVSLTCIAEAFGTGVLGGMAAYPVAKVLMGLEPAGLFVYMIPFLISTVAGSILAFLLVTILQKSHVMEQFYGEE, translated from the coding sequence ATGAGAAAAGAAGGAATGACAAGGAAATTAGCATTAGCAGGAGTGCTTACGGCAATTGCGGTTGTTGGGAGTTTATTAAGTTTCCCGGTGGCCGGAAGTAAATGTGCTCCCGTACAGCATATGGTAAATGTCTTGAGTGCAGTTATGCTGGGGCCTTGGTGGGGAATTGGTATTGCTTTTTGTGCTAGTTTACTACGAAATTTATTTGCTATCGGAAGTTTAATGGCATTTCCAGGGAGCATGGTAGGTGCTCTATGCTGTGGACTCATTTATCAATTGACTAAAAAAGTAAGTCTTACTTGTATTGCTGAGGCATTTGGAACCGGTGTACTTGGTGGGATGGCAGCCTATCCAGTAGCAAAGGTCCTTATGGGATTAGAGCCAGCAGGCCTTTTTGTCTATATGATCCCATTTTTAATTTCTACCGTAGCAGGAAGTATTTTAGCATTTTTATTAGTAACGATCTTACAGAAGAGTCATGTGATGGAGCAGTTTTATGGAGAAGAGTAA
- a CDS encoding diaminopimelate decarboxylase: protein MCSKKKPFVTLQQVKEITKTYPTPFHIYDESGIRENARKLRKAFSWNKGFKEFFAVKATPNPYILNILKEEGCGTDCSSLTELMLSNALGFQQGEIMFSSNTTPAEEFKKAKEVNAIINLDDYTHIDLVNNLIGIPETICCRYNPGGLFKISTDIMDNPGDAKYGFTKEQMIDGYKKLMGLGAKNFGIHSFLASNTVSNEYYPALAKILFELAVELKEKTGAHITFINLSGGVGIPYRPDQEENDIMVIGEGVRKAYEEILVPAGMGDVAIYTELGRFMLGPYGCLVAQATHEKHIYKEYIGLDACAVNLMRPAMYGAYHHITVLGKENEPCDHKYDVTGSLCENNDKFAIDRMLPKIDMGDYLVIHDTGAHGFSMGYNYNGKLRSAELLLQRDGNVKLIRRAETPEDYFATFDFCDILKDMKY from the coding sequence ATGTGCAGTAAAAAGAAGCCATTTGTTACATTACAACAAGTCAAAGAGATCACGAAGACCTATCCTACCCCATTTCACATTTATGATGAATCGGGAATCAGAGAAAATGCAAGAAAGCTAAGAAAAGCATTTTCCTGGAACAAAGGATTTAAAGAGTTTTTCGCTGTCAAGGCAACTCCTAATCCATATATTTTAAATATATTAAAAGAAGAAGGATGTGGAACAGATTGTTCCTCATTAACCGAATTGATGTTATCCAATGCACTGGGATTCCAGCAAGGAGAGATCATGTTCTCTTCTAATACCACACCAGCAGAAGAGTTTAAAAAGGCAAAAGAAGTGAATGCCATCATTAACTTAGATGATTACACACATATTGATCTCGTAAATAATTTAATTGGCATTCCAGAAACAATCTGCTGCCGGTATAATCCAGGTGGGCTATTTAAGATCAGTACGGATATCATGGATAATCCAGGAGATGCGAAATATGGTTTTACAAAGGAACAGATGATTGATGGATATAAGAAGTTAATGGGTCTGGGTGCTAAGAATTTTGGAATTCATTCATTCTTGGCAAGTAATACGGTAAGTAATGAATATTATCCGGCTTTGGCTAAGATCCTTTTTGAATTAGCAGTAGAGTTGAAAGAGAAGACTGGCGCCCATATTACTTTTATTAACCTATCCGGTGGTGTTGGAATTCCTTATCGTCCTGATCAAGAAGAAAATGATATTATGGTGATCGGCGAAGGCGTAAGAAAAGCCTATGAGGAAATCTTAGTACCAGCAGGAATGGGTGATGTGGCAATCTATACAGAACTCGGAAGATTTATGTTAGGACCTTATGGATGTCTTGTAGCACAGGCGACTCATGAGAAACATATCTATAAAGAATATATTGGTTTGGATGCATGTGCGGTCAACTTAATGCGTCCAGCTATGTATGGTGCTTACCATCATATCACGGTTCTTGGTAAAGAGAATGAGCCTTGTGATCATAAATATGATGTAACCGGTTCCTTATGTGAGAATAATGATAAATTTGCTATTGATCGCATGCTACCTAAGATTGATATGGGTGATTATTTAGTAATTCATGATACCGGCGCACATGGATTCTCTATGGGATATAACTATAATGGAAAATTACGTTCTGCAGAGTTGCTCTTACAGCGAGATGGGAATGTGAAATTAATTCGACGTGCAGAGACACCAGAAGATTATTTCGCAACTTTTGATTTTTGTGACATATTAAAAGATATGAAATATTGA
- a CDS encoding negative regulator of flagellin synthesis, protein MRVDAYNKISQLYQVQQTEKITKVNKKSTGDKLEISQMGKDYHVAKSAVNNAPDIRYDKVNKIKEAMKTGTYNVDMSEVAEKLADHMFDSLI, encoded by the coding sequence ATGAGAGTAGATGCATATAACAAAATTAGTCAATTATATCAAGTACAACAGACCGAAAAAATTACAAAAGTAAATAAGAAAAGTACAGGCGATAAATTAGAGATTTCACAAATGGGAAAGGATTACCATGTTGCAAAGAGCGCAGTAAACAATGCTCCTGACATCCGGTATGATAAAGTAAATAAAATTAAAGAAGCAATGAAAACAGGAACTTATAACGTAGATATGTCAGAAGTAGCTGAAAAGCTAGCAGATCATATGTTTGATTCTTTAATTTAA
- a CDS encoding DNA gyrase subunit B, which translates to MEQYNGSQIVILEGLEAVRKRPGMYIGSTGSRGLHHLIWEILDNGIDEHLAGFCTEVDITLQKDGGITIQDNGRGVPVDIHPTKGIPTARVVYTILHAGGKFGNGAYKVSGGLHGVGASVVNALSTKLVVEVKREGKIYRDEYQNGGHPVIELENGLLPVVGKCAKSDTGTKVTFYPDATIFETIEFKPETIKKKLQELAFLNKNLKLVFKDEINNEKTVYQEELGIQSFVAYLNRENTPLHDDVIYIEGTSEGIEVEIAFQYTTNYNEQINSYCNRINVVDGGTLVTGFKMALTRVMNQYARELGILKDKDDNFDGKDIRNGLVSIISIKHPDPQFEGQTKTKLGNTDAKSAVDDVFSTKVQHYFDKNVEVLRAILENSLKSYNARRAGDKARTAMLKSLNDVDTRSKLASCSSKKPEECEIYIVEGDSAGGTVKTARNRKTQAVLPLRGKILNVEKATLEKILVNNEIKSMIACFGCGIGDEFDINKLKFHKIIILTDADVDGAHISTLLLTFFYRFMPELILEGKVYRGLPPLYRVEYESGKGKKKTSEYLFNDFELDKFRKTSGKKITGLQRYKGLGEMDANQLWETTLNPETRILARVTLNDMVEADDITTTLMSSNVPPRRSFIMEEARYAKLDI; encoded by the coding sequence ATGGAACAATACAATGGAAGTCAAATTGTTATATTAGAAGGCTTGGAAGCTGTTCGTAAACGTCCGGGTATGTATATTGGCAGCACTGGTTCAAGAGGTCTCCATCATCTAATTTGGGAAATCCTTGATAATGGTATTGATGAACATCTTGCAGGATTCTGTACGGAAGTTGATATCACATTGCAAAAAGATGGTGGTATTACGATTCAAGATAATGGTCGTGGTGTCCCTGTCGATATCCATCCAACAAAAGGAATTCCTACCGCACGTGTCGTTTATACAATCCTCCATGCCGGTGGTAAATTCGGAAATGGTGCATATAAAGTATCCGGTGGTCTTCATGGTGTAGGTGCCTCAGTTGTTAATGCGTTATCTACAAAGTTAGTCGTTGAAGTAAAACGAGAAGGTAAAATTTACCGTGATGAATATCAAAATGGTGGTCATCCAGTTATTGAACTTGAAAATGGATTACTCCCAGTTGTGGGAAAATGTGCAAAATCAGATACCGGCACAAAAGTTACTTTCTACCCTGACGCAACTATTTTCGAAACAATTGAATTCAAACCAGAAACGATCAAAAAGAAATTACAAGAACTTGCTTTCTTAAATAAAAATTTAAAACTTGTTTTTAAGGATGAAATTAACAATGAAAAAACGGTTTATCAAGAAGAACTTGGTATTCAAAGTTTCGTTGCTTATTTAAACCGTGAAAATACACCTCTTCATGATGATGTCATTTATATAGAGGGAACAAGCGAAGGAATCGAAGTAGAAATCGCATTCCAATACACAACAAACTACAATGAACAGATCAATTCTTACTGTAACCGTATCAATGTTGTTGATGGTGGTACCCTAGTAACTGGTTTCAAAATGGCACTTACCAGAGTCATGAATCAATATGCTAGAGAACTTGGTATCTTAAAAGATAAAGATGATAACTTTGATGGTAAGGATATCCGTAATGGTTTAGTATCTATCATCTCTATCAAACATCCGGATCCACAGTTTGAAGGACAAACAAAGACAAAGCTTGGTAATACCGATGCAAAGAGTGCGGTTGATGATGTATTCAGTACAAAGGTACAGCATTACTTCGATAAGAACGTTGAAGTACTTCGTGCCATTCTTGAAAATTCATTAAAATCTTACAATGCAAGAAGAGCCGGTGATAAAGCTAGAACCGCTATGTTAAAATCATTAAATGATGTTGATACAAGAAGTAAACTTGCCAGCTGCTCTTCTAAGAAACCAGAAGAATGTGAAATCTACATCGTAGAAGGTGATTCTGCCGGCGGTACTGTTAAGACAGCTAGAAATCGTAAGACGCAAGCCGTTCTTCCTCTCCGTGGTAAGATTTTAAATGTAGAAAAAGCAACGTTAGAAAAGATTCTCGTTAATAACGAAATTAAATCAATGATCGCATGCTTTGGCTGTGGAATCGGTGATGAATTTGATATCAATAAATTAAAATTCCATAAGATCATCATCCTTACCGATGCCGATGTCGATGGTGCTCATATTAGTACGCTTCTACTTACTTTCTTCTATCGATTCATGCCTGAGTTAATTCTTGAAGGCAAGGTATACCGTGGTCTCCCACCTCTTTACCGCGTAGAATATGAATCAGGAAAAGGCAAGAAAAAAACAAGCGAATACTTATTTAATGATTTTGAATTAGATAAATTCCGTAAAACATCCGGTAAAAAGATTACTGGCTTGCAGCGATACAAAGGTCTTGGTGAAATGGATGCCAACCAGTTATGGGAGACAACTTTAAATCCTGAGACTCGTATTCTTGCTCGTGTTACTTTAAATGATATGGTAGAAGCGGATGACATTACAACAACCTTAATGAGCAGTAACGTTCCTCCTAGACGTTCTTTCATCATGGAAGAAGCACGTTATGCTAAGCTTGACATTTAA
- a CDS encoding rubredoxin-oxygen oxidoreductase, translating to MKKVEIKKGIYYVGAVDWNVRSFHGYSTNRGATYNAYLIIDEKIALVDTVKAPFATELLERISEIIDPSKIDYVISNHVEMDHSGALPEVMKVAVNAKVVTSLPSGIKGLTAHYGEYDYLGVKAGDTLSLGKRTLAFVGTPMLHWPDNMVTYCPEEKLLFSNDAFGQHYASNFIFDDLVNYDEMMHEAKKYYANILMPYGKQALKALEIVKGLELDMIAPSHGVVLRSHIKDMFDLYETLSKGECHEEAVVVYDSMWSSTEKMARAIVEGFALAGVSAKIYDLKANHISDIMTEVQTAKYIAVGSPTLNNNMLPTVAAFLCYMRGLSPKDKYAFAFGSYGWGGQGVAQVDEELTKMECQMICDPIKTAYVPSKEYLREMEQTLKEILN from the coding sequence ATGAAGAAAGTTGAAATTAAAAAAGGGATATACTATGTTGGTGCTGTTGATTGGAATGTTAGAAGTTTTCATGGTTATTCAACGAATCGTGGTGCAACCTATAATGCATACTTGATCATAGATGAGAAGATTGCTTTAGTTGATACGGTAAAAGCACCATTTGCTACCGAATTACTGGAGCGGATCTCTGAAATTATCGATCCATCAAAGATTGATTACGTGATCAGTAATCATGTTGAGATGGATCATTCAGGTGCATTGCCTGAGGTTATGAAAGTAGCAGTTAATGCCAAGGTAGTAACATCACTTCCAAGTGGGATCAAAGGTCTTACAGCACATTATGGAGAGTATGATTACCTTGGAGTGAAAGCGGGTGATACGTTGTCGCTCGGTAAGAGAACATTAGCATTTGTAGGAACGCCGATGTTACATTGGCCTGATAATATGGTCACATATTGTCCAGAAGAGAAGTTATTATTCTCTAATGATGCTTTTGGACAGCATTATGCATCGAACTTCATCTTTGATGATCTTGTGAATTATGATGAGATGATGCATGAGGCTAAGAAATATTATGCTAATATTCTTATGCCATATGGTAAGCAGGCGCTTAAAGCATTGGAAATTGTAAAAGGGTTAGAACTAGATATGATCGCTCCAAGTCATGGAGTGGTACTTCGTAGTCATATCAAGGATATGTTTGATCTTTATGAGACATTAAGCAAAGGGGAATGTCATGAAGAGGCCGTAGTTGTATATGATTCGATGTGGAGTTCTACAGAAAAGATGGCGCGTGCGATCGTAGAAGGCTTTGCATTAGCTGGTGTTAGTGCCAAAATATATGATCTAAAAGCAAATCATATCTCAGATATTATGACAGAAGTACAGACAGCAAAATATATTGCGGTTGGTTCGCCTACATTAAATAATAATATGCTTCCTACCGTAGCTGCATTTTTATGCTATATGAGAGGACTTTCACCGAAGGACAAATATGCATTTGCTTTTGGATCTTATGGCTGGGGAGGCCAAGGAGTTGCTCAGGTAGATGAGGAGTTAACAAAGATGGAATGTCAGATGATCTGTGACCCAATAAAGACTGCGTATGTTCCAAGTAAAGAATATCTTAGAGAGATGGAACAGACTTTAAAAGAAATTTTAAACTAA
- a CDS encoding hydroxymethylpyrimidine phosphate synthase ThiC — translation MRNYTTQMDAARKGMITKQMEIVAEKEQLPVHTLLKLVAEGKVAICANKNHQCLDPEGIGSMLRTKVNVNLGVSRDCKDYNVEMQKVMSAVELGAEAIMDLSSHGNTQPFRKRLTKECPVMIGTVPVYDSVIHYQRDLATLTAQDFIDVVRLHAEDGVDFVTLHCGITRKTIEQIKTHKRKMNIVSRGGSLVFAWMSMTGEENPFYEYFDQILDICEEYDVTISLGDACRPGCLADATDVCQIEELVRLGELTKRAWAHNVQVMVEGPGHVPLNQVAANMEVQKSICMGAPFYVLGPLVTDIAPGYDHITAAIGGAVAAMNGAAFLCYVTPAEHLALPNIADVKQGIIASKIAAHAADIAKGIPGARDQDDRMAEARHKLDWEAQFECAIDGDTAKAIRDDRLPEDDHSDTCSMCGKFCAVRSMNKALAGEYIDIL, via the coding sequence ATGAGAAATTATACAACACAAATGGATGCTGCAAGAAAAGGAATGATAACAAAACAGATGGAAATTGTTGCAGAGAAGGAGCAACTACCAGTACATACACTTCTTAAGCTTGTGGCTGAGGGAAAAGTAGCAATTTGTGCAAATAAGAATCACCAATGTCTTGATCCAGAAGGAATCGGAAGTATGCTTCGAACCAAGGTCAATGTGAATCTTGGAGTATCGCGGGATTGTAAAGATTATAATGTAGAGATGCAAAAGGTGATGAGTGCAGTGGAATTAGGTGCCGAGGCGATCATGGATTTATCGAGTCATGGAAATACACAGCCATTTCGTAAACGATTAACAAAGGAGTGTCCTGTTATGATCGGTACCGTTCCCGTATATGATAGTGTGATCCACTATCAGCGGGATCTTGCAACTTTAACGGCACAAGATTTTATCGATGTTGTTCGTCTTCATGCAGAAGATGGAGTGGATTTTGTAACGTTACATTGTGGAATCACGAGAAAGACCATTGAACAGATCAAGACTCATAAGAGGAAAATGAATATCGTCAGCCGTGGAGGAAGCCTCGTTTTTGCCTGGATGAGTATGACAGGAGAGGAAAATCCATTTTATGAATATTTTGATCAGATTTTAGATATCTGTGAGGAGTACGATGTTACAATTTCTTTAGGAGATGCTTGTCGTCCAGGATGCTTAGCCGATGCTACTGATGTATGTCAGATAGAGGAATTAGTTCGTCTAGGAGAATTGACAAAACGAGCATGGGCACATAATGTTCAGGTAATGGTCGAAGGACCGGGACATGTACCACTGAATCAAGTGGCAGCCAATATGGAAGTGCAAAAGAGTATCTGTATGGGGGCACCTTTTTATGTATTAGGACCACTTGTAACAGATATCGCACCAGGTTATGATCATATTACAGCAGCAATTGGTGGAGCAGTTGCAGCTATGAATGGAGCAGCGTTTTTATGCTACGTGACACCAGCGGAACATTTAGCATTACCCAATATTGCTGATGTGAAGCAAGGAATTATTGCATCTAAAATAGCAGCACATGCAGCAGATATTGCAAAGGGAATTCCAGGAGCCAGGGATCAGGATGATCGTATGGCAGAAGCTCGTCATAAGCTGGATTGGGAAGCTCAGTTTGAGTGCGCTATCGATGGTGATACAGCAAAAGCAATTCGTGATGACAGACTTCCGGAGGATGATCATAGTGACACTTGCAGTATGTGTGGAAAGTTTTGTGCAGTACGTAGTATGAACAAGGCATTAGCAGGAGAGTATATTGATATTTTATGA
- a CDS encoding transcriptional regulator, TrmB family — protein MVEQLMMFGLTRQEATIYIALLSEGTLSGYETAKVTGISRSNTYNALAGLVEKGAAYIIEENAAKYTPVAVKEFCDNKLFALQNIEDELVKNLPKEKEETQGYITIKGDHHILDKMRNMLVGAKSRVYISVSQAILIQFEQELKQLLDHEIKVVVLSEESFGLEGAIFYHKKVPAGQIRLIVDSVNVLTGEIRNEDGTCLYSKNKNLVDVFKEMLKNEIKLISMTSTT, from the coding sequence ATGGTAGAGCAACTAATGATGTTTGGATTAACAAGACAGGAGGCTACCATCTATATAGCGCTATTATCAGAAGGAACATTATCAGGATATGAGACTGCTAAAGTAACAGGAATTTCAAGGTCCAATACATATAATGCATTGGCTGGCTTGGTTGAAAAGGGTGCTGCATATATAATTGAAGAAAATGCAGCAAAGTACACGCCGGTTGCAGTGAAAGAATTTTGCGATAATAAATTATTCGCATTACAGAACATAGAGGATGAGCTAGTTAAGAATCTTCCAAAAGAAAAGGAAGAGACACAAGGCTATATTACGATTAAAGGAGATCATCATATTCTTGATAAGATGCGCAACATGTTAGTAGGAGCTAAGAGCAGAGTCTACATCAGCGTATCGCAAGCAATTCTTATTCAGTTTGAACAGGAATTAAAGCAATTACTAGATCATGAAATTAAAGTGGTTGTTTTAAGCGAAGAAAGTTTTGGATTAGAAGGAGCTATCTTTTATCATAAGAAAGTACCAGCAGGTCAAATAAGGCTTATCGTTGACTCAGTCAATGTATTGACCGGAGAGATCAGAAATGAGGATGGTACCTGCCTGTATTCGAAGAATAAGAATCTTGTAGATGTATTTAAAGAGATGTTGAAAAATGAAATCAAATTGATTTCTATGACATCGACAACATAA